TTCCTCTTTCTCTGCAATATCCATCGCcgaaaaattgttttttttttaagaaaccGGAGGAAAGGGGGAAAGATGAAAATTGATTGAACTGGTTGAATGTAGTTAGTTTTTAACTGTTCTTACATttaaccaaaaaaatatttatgtaattGAATTTACTGTGTCTGAAAATCTATGTGAATCtggatttatttttcaattgtaTGATTCAAGTGTTTTATTGATGAAATAAGGTCGTAACAGAATAATCAATGCTTTGGATTGCAAGTTTTCAactttttacaaattttgtgTAGAGAATACATAAGACTAAGAAAgtaatgaatttttttaaactaAACTCTAATTTGGTTTACCGTCATTAATTCACCATTGTACAATgcgaaaaaaataataaattggaGAAATAATCTCAACGTCTACTTGTTCGAAAATCAAATAAGAATATTATCTTTGAGATGAAAGTACGTAATTAATCAATGTCATTTCATAAATAAAGCCAATCTATTGATATTCTTTataggggtgttcggtttgcaagattgtatcagagattaaattttttgtgtttttggttcatgagatttaaccccacaactcaatcctaaatggataatcatgggataattagtcataactaacccttatgactaaaataatctcacaactcaatcctagattatatcttggtattattttatcttgcaaaccgaacaccaccatgGTGGAGCACTACTATATAGACAACCCATTGCAGATGACATTTATTTATGTATAATTCAACagttaatatattaaatataatttcaacATAAATTAATTGCAATTAATTCTAAACTTTATGATTTTTCAGCTGATTAATATAATTGCAAAACAAACCAAAATCTAACTTaatttcatcaatttttttttcgatttggCCAAATAATAATTTCGTCTAGGTCATGTAATATTCCGTCCAAATGAAAATGCAAGTTCTTATGATTCATTCGCTATTAATGCACTGATGATGAAGGAAAATTATACTccaatattttgaataattatatTCAATTCGGGGTTCGAATTGAGAAATTCTAGTTTTGAAGCTGTTTTCTGAAATATTATTGAATCCTTTTTCAGTAATATGACGAAATTGGATTGTTGGAaacaacataaattaaaatggcCCATTACATAACTACAAAAACAAACAAGCCTGCGTATGTATTCTTTCAATACGCTTAATTTTGTTATCTATATGGTAATTGAACTAATCTAATCATGACTAAACATatgatctttaattaaattaatcaatagcacatataaatattagtataatgtATTTAAACATATGACTTCCTCTTAGAAAAATCAAGGGCAAGGATCATGATCCTAgctaatatttaaaataagaataataaaCACCACCCATTGCTTGAGATTTCACCCACAATTCTGATGATGAGAAAAATTATGATATGCATCATGATGGTTAGCACATATCTATCTTGAAGCAATTAAAGACTTCGGTTATAAGATGAAaggataataaataaaatgttataCTACAAACTAAGAAGAACTGCAATTTACAATAACTATCTAATTATAGGCGTTTGGTGCAGTTCaataaatataacatataataaCTGCAATTTACAATAACTCTCAAATTAAGGCGTTTGGTGAAGTTCAATAATATATGATAACTGCAATTTATTGTTAGTCTACACAATAAATTGTGAAAAATTAGGACCCAAAAATTTCCCattgtttattttctctaaaataGTTCAATGGCCTCTCATATGCTACAACATATTTTGTTGTATCTATCCATTTTAATTGGATGTTGCTCGGCACGTAAAGAGAGTTTTGTTGAGTGTGTATCGAACCAATCTTCTTCGGTCGATACTAAAATCTCCCTATACATCTATACGCCTCATTGCCCATCATATTCCAATCTCTTGAACTCTTCGATGCACAATCCAAGATGGATAAATTCTGTTAATCAAAGGCCCAAATTCATCGTCACCCCAACTAACAACGACCAAATCAAAGCCGCCATAACATGCGCCCGGGCCCACGGCTTCGGAATCAGGGTCCTAAGCGGGGGCCACGACTACGAGGGCCTGTCCTTTAGGTCAAAGAGCCGGTTCGTGCTCGTTGACCTAGTCAACCTCAATTCCATCACTATCAATATGGACGACGAGACGGCCTGGGTCCAGGCTGGGGCCACAATTGGCGAATTGTACTACAACATTGCCAACAAGAGCAACACCCACGCCTTCCCTGCTGGCTTATACCCCAGCGTGGGCGTGGGGGGCCACTTTAGCGGCGGCGGCATTGGGACGCTAATGCGCAAATACGGCCTAGCGTCCGACAACATCCTGGACGCAAAAATCATGAATGTGGATGGCGAGGTCTTGGACCGGGAATCGATGGGCGAGGATCTTTTCTGGGCCATTCGAGGCGGGGGCGGGGCCAGCTTCGGCGTGATACTTGCGTGGCGGATCCGGCTTGTCCGAGTTCCTCCCGTGACGACGGTTTTTACCGTGAGGAAAGACCTAGATGATGCGGGGATCGAGGTCGTCGACAAGTGGCAGAAAATAGCACACAAGCTACCAAATGATCTATTCATTCGAGTTCTTCTCCAAAACATAGCCGGAAAGAACACCCCAAAACCTAAATTCGCACGTGCCAATTTCAATTCCCTATTTCTCGGAAATGCAAAAGATTTGTTAGCATTGGTGGAAACAGTATTCCCAGAATTAGGGTTACAAGAGGCAGA
This portion of the Salvia splendens isolate huo1 chromosome 10, SspV2, whole genome shotgun sequence genome encodes:
- the LOC121751779 gene encoding berberine bridge enzyme-like 22 — its product is MASHMLQHILLYLSILIGCCSARKESFVECVSNQSSSVDTKISLYIYTPHCPSYSNLLNSSMHNPRWINSVNQRPKFIVTPTNNDQIKAAITCARAHGFGIRVLSGGHDYEGLSFRSKSRFVLVDLVNLNSITINMDDETAWVQAGATIGELYYNIANKSNTHAFPAGLYPSVGVGGHFSGGGIGTLMRKYGLASDNILDAKIMNVDGEVLDRESMGEDLFWAIRGGGGASFGVILAWRIRLVRVPPVTTVFTVRKDLDDAGIEVVDKWQKIAHKLPNDLFIRVLLQNIAGKNTPKPKFARANFNSLFLGNAKDLLALVETVFPELGLQEADCKEMSWINTTLYFPGKTDQPYEALLDRAAKATGGGNKGKSDFATRAIPKSAYHGINQLLLKEDLAFVIMDPFGGKIDEIGENETAFPHRKGNLFNLQYLNIWGEGEGEKKHLEWSREVYEFMEPYVSSSPRGAYLNYRDLDLGFQKRGEQNYSRARVWGERYFKGNFERLAKVKKRVDPDNFFGDEQSVPPIS